In one window of Flavobacterium ginsengisoli DNA:
- a CDS encoding cellulase family glycosylhydrolase, whose product MKKTIKDYILSFVLCFAFLGVLACSSDKESTPETTIKTLTASTNKIDFDGKENTSDITINSEATVWNLASSESWLKVSQATGSKGSVIVRITASANTETTTRTASITLSSSEAKTVTIAVSQTAATVVAGLYPSYNTNPIAADASGMGSSAVELVAKIKLGWNIGNTLEATGGETAWGNPKVTKALIDAVKANGFNAIRIPCSWNQNLENATTAKIKTEWLDRVKEVVQYCVDNDMYVVVNIHWDGGWLENNITEAKKVETNAKQKAFWEQIATHLRGFDEHLLFASANEPAVEDATQMAVLTSYHQTFIDAVRSTGGKNATRVLVVQGPTTDIEKTNKLMTTLPTDKVAGRMMVEVHYYSPWNFAGLTKDETWGKMFYYWGAGFHSATDTERNPTWGEEADLEKNFKLMKTQFVDKGIPVLLGEFGAIRRTTLTGDALTLHLNSRAYYLKTVVKTAKANGLLPFYWDEGRLRK is encoded by the coding sequence ATGAAAAAAACAATCAAAGACTATATCTTGAGTTTTGTATTATGTTTTGCTTTTTTAGGCGTTTTAGCCTGCAGTTCAGACAAAGAAAGCACACCAGAAACAACGATAAAAACACTTACTGCAAGTACCAATAAAATTGATTTTGACGGTAAAGAAAATACTTCAGATATCACTATTAATTCAGAAGCCACAGTTTGGAATTTGGCTAGTTCTGAAAGTTGGTTAAAAGTGAGCCAGGCAACTGGAAGTAAAGGAAGTGTAATTGTTAGAATAACGGCTTCTGCCAATACAGAAACGACTACCAGAACAGCTTCAATCACGTTAAGCTCAAGTGAGGCAAAAACGGTGACAATAGCGGTTTCGCAAACTGCGGCTACAGTTGTTGCAGGTTTGTATCCTAGTTATAATACCAATCCAATTGCGGCAGATGCTTCTGGAATGGGAAGTTCTGCTGTTGAATTGGTCGCAAAAATTAAATTAGGATGGAATATTGGAAACACTTTGGAAGCAACTGGAGGCGAAACTGCTTGGGGAAATCCAAAAGTGACAAAAGCTTTGATTGACGCCGTAAAAGCAAACGGATTTAATGCTATTCGTATTCCATGTTCTTGGAATCAAAATTTAGAAAATGCTACAACGGCCAAAATCAAAACAGAATGGCTTGATAGAGTAAAAGAAGTGGTACAATACTGCGTAGATAATGATATGTATGTAGTCGTAAATATCCATTGGGACGGCGGATGGCTAGAAAATAATATCACAGAAGCTAAAAAAGTTGAAACGAATGCAAAACAAAAAGCTTTCTGGGAGCAAATCGCAACTCATTTACGCGGATTTGACGAACATTTACTTTTTGCAAGCGCCAACGAACCAGCGGTTGAAGATGCAACTCAAATGGCAGTTTTGACTTCGTATCACCAAACGTTTATTGATGCTGTTCGTTCTACTGGAGGAAAAAATGCAACTCGTGTTTTGGTAGTTCAAGGGCCAACAACAGATATCGAAAAAACAAACAAATTAATGACTACATTGCCAACAGATAAAGTTGCAGGCAGAATGATGGTCGAAGTGCACTACTATTCTCCATGGAATTTTGCTGGTTTAACCAAAGACGAAACTTGGGGTAAAATGTTCTATTACTGGGGAGCAGGATTTCATTCTGCAACCGATACTGAACGAAACCCAACTTGGGGAGAAGAAGCCGATTTAGAAAAGAATTTCAAATTGATGAAAACACAGTTTGTTGACAAAGGAATTCCAGTTCTTTTAGGAGAATTTGGAGCAATTAGAAGAACAACTTTAACTGGAGATGCTTTGACTTTACATTTAAATTCAAGAGCGTATTATTTAAAAACGGTAGTCAAAACAGCAAAAGCAAACGGATTATTACCTTTTTATTGGGACGAAGGCAGACTTAGGAAATAA
- a CDS encoding sialate O-acetylesterase produces MKKSVIFIFLLISVLANANVRMPLIFSDGMVLQRNKQIPIWGFADANESVEIHFNKQIKKTTADKNGKWTVNLAAEKAGGPFELIVIGKNQITIKNVLVGEVWICSGQSNMEFQVFKTMNAEKEISSADYPMIRHFGVAQDLSGTPKDDLKQGKWEEANKENVGNFTAVGYYFARKLYSELKIPIGIINTSWGGTNVETWTSREAFEKSDEFKSMIANVPTVDINAIFETYKKSVLDNLKKVQGFDVSMENEEQFKNLDFQDNNWPEIKVPSLWENQQIGNIDGIVWMRKTIVLTAEQAKKEAVLHLAKVDDEDKTFVNGVEVGTNNLWDAKRIYKIPANVLKEGTNVIAVRITDYSGGGGIYGDPEDLKIDFKDSNFPLEGLWKFNVIKVRIEVSPNSYPSLLYNAMVNPLVPYAMQGVLWYQGEANVWRAKQYKKAFPLMINDWRTKFKQGNFPFYFVQLSTFDEFGGNSQKGSRWAELREAQSETLKLPNTGMAVTTDIGNAKDIHPTNKQDIGLRLAAIAMNNIYGKKQVHSGPTYKSQEIKGNQIILSFDNIGSGLSTPNNDELKGFEIAGADKVFHSAKAIIKDDKIIVSSDQVQNPVAVHYGWADDDTKINLFNKEKFPVSPFRTDNWEMITANEKYEVSK; encoded by the coding sequence ATGAAAAAGAGTGTAATATTTATTTTTCTGTTAATTAGTGTTTTAGCTAATGCTAATGTGAGAATGCCTTTAATATTCTCTGACGGAATGGTACTCCAAAGAAACAAGCAAATTCCGATTTGGGGTTTTGCAGATGCAAATGAAAGTGTAGAAATTCATTTTAACAAACAAATCAAGAAAACTACGGCTGATAAAAATGGAAAATGGACGGTAAATTTAGCTGCGGAAAAAGCGGGCGGACCATTTGAATTAATCGTAATTGGAAAAAATCAAATTACTATTAAAAATGTTTTGGTTGGAGAAGTTTGGATTTGCAGCGGACAATCGAATATGGAATTTCAGGTTTTCAAAACCATGAATGCTGAAAAAGAAATTAGCAGTGCCGATTACCCAATGATTCGTCATTTTGGTGTTGCACAAGATTTAAGCGGAACTCCAAAAGACGATTTGAAACAAGGTAAATGGGAAGAAGCTAACAAAGAAAATGTAGGCAACTTTACAGCGGTTGGATATTACTTTGCTAGAAAACTATATTCAGAATTAAAGATCCCAATTGGAATTATCAATACTTCTTGGGGCGGAACCAATGTTGAAACTTGGACAAGTCGTGAAGCTTTCGAAAAAAGCGACGAGTTTAAATCGATGATTGCTAATGTACCAACGGTAGATATCAATGCCATTTTTGAAACCTATAAAAAATCGGTTTTAGATAATCTTAAAAAAGTGCAAGGTTTTGATGTTTCAATGGAAAACGAAGAGCAATTCAAAAATCTAGACTTTCAAGATAACAACTGGCCAGAAATAAAAGTACCATCACTTTGGGAAAACCAACAAATCGGAAATATAGACGGAATTGTTTGGATGCGAAAAACAATAGTTTTAACAGCAGAACAAGCCAAAAAAGAAGCCGTTTTACATTTAGCAAAAGTAGATGATGAAGACAAAACCTTTGTAAACGGCGTTGAAGTTGGAACCAATAATCTTTGGGATGCCAAAAGAATTTACAAAATTCCAGCAAACGTTTTAAAAGAAGGTACAAACGTAATCGCCGTAAGAATTACAGATTACAGCGGCGGAGGCGGAATCTATGGCGATCCAGAAGATTTAAAAATTGATTTTAAAGATTCAAACTTTCCACTTGAGGGACTTTGGAAATTCAACGTTATTAAAGTAAGAATCGAAGTTTCGCCAAACAGTTATCCATCATTATTGTACAATGCAATGGTAAATCCGTTGGTTCCTTACGCAATGCAAGGTGTTTTATGGTATCAAGGAGAGGCGAATGTTTGGAGAGCAAAACAATACAAAAAAGCATTTCCGTTAATGATCAACGATTGGAGAACCAAATTTAAACAAGGCAATTTTCCATTTTATTTTGTGCAATTATCCACTTTTGACGAATTTGGTGGCAACAGCCAAAAAGGAAGTCGTTGGGCAGAACTTCGCGAAGCACAATCTGAAACTTTAAAATTGCCAAACACCGGAATGGCCGTTACAACCGATATTGGAAATGCAAAAGATATTCATCCAACCAACAAACAAGACATCGGTTTGCGTTTGGCAGCAATTGCGATGAATAACATTTACGGCAAAAAACAAGTTCACAGTGGACCAACTTATAAATCTCAAGAAATAAAAGGAAACCAGATTATCTTAAGTTTCGATAATATTGGCAGCGGATTATCAACGCCAAACAATGACGAATTAAAAGGTTTCGAAATTGCAGGTGCAGACAAAGTTTTTCATTCCGCGAAAGCGATAATTAAAGATGACAAAATAATCGTTTCAAGCGATCAAGTTCAAAATCCAGTTGCAGTGCATTACGGTTGGGCAGACGACGATACAAAGATTAATCTCTTTAATAAAGAAAAATTCCCTGTATCGCCTTTTAGAACGGATAATTGGGAAATGATTACGGCAAATGAGAAATATGAAGTGAGCAAGTAG
- a CDS encoding glycoside hydrolase family 95 protein gives MKKTFFVLLLTFYYTTISAQSKNVLWYKQPAEFFEESLVLGNGKMGATVFGGVNLDKIYLNDITLWSGEPVYPYMNSNASNNLPAIRDAFNKEDYKLAEELNKKIQGKNSESYAPLGTLEIKNHHTGEVSNYYRELDLSNATSKITYEINGVKFTREYFVSAPDQIMIIKLTSDRKRCFKF, from the coding sequence ATGAAAAAAACATTTTTCGTCTTACTTCTCACGTTTTACTATACAACCATTTCGGCGCAATCCAAAAATGTTTTATGGTACAAACAACCAGCAGAATTCTTTGAAGAAAGCTTAGTTTTAGGAAACGGAAAAATGGGAGCAACCGTGTTTGGAGGAGTAAATTTGGATAAAATTTATTTGAATGATATCACACTTTGGTCTGGCGAGCCCGTCTATCCATACATGAATAGCAATGCATCTAATAATCTGCCAGCAATTCGTGATGCATTTAATAAAGAAGATTATAAGTTGGCTGAAGAATTGAATAAAAAAATTCAAGGGAAAAACTCAGAATCTTATGCGCCCCTTGGAACATTGGAAATAAAAAATCATCATACAGGAGAAGTTTCAAATTACTACAGAGAGTTAGATCTTTCGAATGCGACTTCAAAGATTACTTATGAAATTAATGGTGTAAAATTTACGAGAGAATATTTTGTTTCGGCTCCAGATCAAATTATGATTATTAAATTGACAAGCGACAGAAAAAGGTGCTTTAAATTTTGA
- a CDS encoding glycosyl hydrolase family 95 catalytic domain-containing protein, giving the protein MLESKVEIKKNVLSLSGRAPMHENPGYFKYTQEYLPAGYFDREKALANLKKETLKEQKIIKGTRFASLLKIKNTDGTIVNTDTTLGVKNATEAIIYVAVATSFTGFDKSPSIDGVAEPIAKKELNNAFTKSYDKLKAAHIADHQKFYNRVTLDLGKTTAPDLPTDERLLRYADGKEDKNLEILYFNYGRYLLISSSRTIGVPANLQGLWNPYLNPPWSSNYTMNINLEENYWLAENTNLSEMHQSLLSFIKNLSVTGKVTAETFYGVKSGWAAAHNSDIWAMTNPVGQFGKEDPMWACWPMAGAWLSTHIWEHYIFTKNQDYLKNEGYPLMKGAAEFCMGWLVEDKKGNLITAPSTSPENQYKLADGFVGATMYGGTADLAMIRECFDKTIKVAKILNIDAEFVKKMEADLANLHPYQIGKKGNLQEWYFDWDDNDPKHRHQSHLFGLFPGDHITPLKTPDLAEASKKTLEIKGDETTGWSKGWRINLWARLWDGNRAYKMFRELLRYVDPDGKKTETPRRGGGTYPNLFDAHPPFQIDGNFGGTAAVAEMLVQSDENEIRLLPALPDAWSEGSVKGICARGGFEIEMNWNNKKPEKVIVSSKNGGKTTLIYGDKNQEVVLKKGEKKEINF; this is encoded by the coding sequence TTGTTAGAATCAAAGGTTGAAATTAAAAAAAATGTTCTTTCTCTTAGTGGGCGCGCTCCAATGCATGAGAATCCTGGTTATTTTAAATATACTCAGGAGTATCTTCCAGCAGGTTATTTTGATAGGGAGAAGGCATTAGCTAATCTGAAAAAAGAAACTTTAAAAGAGCAAAAGATCATTAAAGGGACACGTTTTGCCTCTCTATTAAAAATTAAAAATACTGATGGAACAATAGTAAACACAGATACAACTTTGGGTGTAAAAAATGCAACAGAAGCAATAATTTATGTTGCTGTAGCAACCAGTTTTACAGGATTTGATAAATCTCCATCAATTGATGGAGTAGCAGAGCCAATTGCAAAAAAAGAATTAAATAATGCTTTTACAAAGTCATACGACAAATTAAAAGCCGCACATATTGCTGATCATCAAAAATTCTATAATCGTGTTACTTTAGATTTAGGCAAAACTACAGCGCCAGATTTACCAACAGATGAACGTTTATTACGCTACGCTGACGGAAAAGAAGATAAAAATCTAGAAATCCTCTATTTTAATTATGGGCGATATTTGCTAATAAGTTCTTCAAGAACAATAGGCGTTCCAGCTAATTTACAAGGACTTTGGAATCCATATTTAAATCCGCCTTGGAGTAGTAATTATACAATGAATATTAATCTGGAAGAAAATTATTGGTTGGCAGAAAATACCAATCTTTCAGAAATGCATCAGTCACTTTTAAGTTTTATAAAAAACCTTTCGGTGACTGGAAAAGTTACTGCTGAGACTTTTTATGGGGTGAAGTCGGGTTGGGCAGCAGCGCATAATTCAGACATTTGGGCGATGACCAATCCGGTTGGACAATTTGGAAAAGAAGATCCAATGTGGGCTTGTTGGCCAATGGCAGGAGCATGGTTGAGTACACATATTTGGGAACATTATATTTTTACTAAAAATCAAGATTATTTAAAGAATGAGGGATATCCTTTAATGAAAGGCGCGGCAGAATTTTGCATGGGATGGCTAGTAGAAGATAAAAAAGGAAATTTGATTACAGCTCCATCAACTTCGCCTGAAAATCAATATAAATTGGCAGATGGTTTTGTAGGAGCAACGATGTATGGAGGAACAGCCGACTTGGCAATGATTCGTGAATGTTTCGATAAAACGATTAAAGTCGCTAAAATTTTAAACATTGATGCTGAGTTTGTAAAAAAAATGGAAGCAGATTTAGCCAATTTGCATCCATACCAAATTGGTAAAAAAGGAAATCTTCAAGAATGGTATTTTGATTGGGACGATAATGATCCAAAACACCGTCATCAATCACACTTATTCGGACTTTTTCCTGGCGATCATATTACACCTTTAAAAACTCCAGATTTGGCCGAAGCTTCTAAGAAAACTTTAGAAATAAAGGGCGACGAAACCACTGGTTGGTCAAAAGGATGGAGAATCAATCTTTGGGCAAGACTTTGGGACGGAAATCGTGCTTATAAAATGTTCCGTGAATTGTTGCGCTACGTTGATCCAGACGGTAAAAAAACAGAAACGCCAAGAAGAGGAGGAGGAACATATCCAAATTTATTCGATGCTCATCCGCCATTTCAAATTGATGGAAATTTTGGAGGTACGGCCGCAGTTGCCGAAATGTTAGTGCAATCAGACGAAAATGAAATTAGATTATTGCCTGCTTTGCCAGACGCTTGGTCAGAAGGTTCTGTAAAAGGAATTTGCGCTAGAGGTGGGTTTGAAATTGAAATGAATTGGAACAATAAAAAGCCAGAAAAAGTAATTGTTTCTTCTAAAAATGGAGGAAAAACAACTTTGATTTATGGAGATAAAAACCAAGAGGTTGTTTTGAAAAAAGGAGAAAAGAAAGAAATCAATTTTTAA
- a CDS encoding CvpA family protein — protein MSFFDIIVGALLCYSLYKGIKNGLFVEVASFISLLLGIYLAIKFSSLMTGWISKHVSWNPTNIQITAFILTFILVVIGVYFLAKILTGIADFAMLGWMNKLGGGFFRILKTILILSIFIALFEKINFNHTFAKEETLDKSIFYNPVKKVVAFVYPSIEKWYETFKKDHSEKSEDQEQATNKE, from the coding sequence ATGAGTTTTTTTGATATTATCGTTGGTGCACTTTTGTGTTATAGTTTGTACAAAGGCATTAAAAACGGACTTTTTGTAGAAGTTGCTTCTTTTATTTCTTTGCTGTTAGGAATTTATCTTGCGATTAAATTTTCTTCGTTAATGACAGGATGGATTTCAAAACATGTTTCTTGGAATCCGACCAACATTCAGATTACGGCTTTTATCCTGACTTTTATTTTAGTTGTAATTGGCGTTTATTTCTTAGCGAAAATATTAACTGGAATTGCCGATTTTGCCATGCTAGGCTGGATGAACAAACTTGGCGGCGGATTTTTCAGGATATTAAAAACGATTCTTATTTTAAGTATTTTTATTGCTTTGTTCGAAAAGATCAATTTCAATCACACTTTTGCCAAAGAAGAAACTTTAGACAAATCTATTTTTTATAATCCAGTAAAGAAAGTCGTCGCTTTTGTTTATCCATCAATTGAGAAATGGTACGAAACGTTTAAAAAAGATCATTCTGAGAAATCAGAAGATCAAGAGCAAGCCACAAACAAGGAATAA
- a CDS encoding phenylalanine--tRNA ligase subunit alpha gives MIDKIKQHIEEAKAFNEKNKESLEQFRIKYLGSKGLLKELFTEFKNIPNDQKKDFGQVINTLKAVAEEKVRVIQEELESKEESKGIFGDLTRAAEPVIIGSRHPISIVKNQIIDIFANIGFNVSEGPEIEDDWHNFTALNLPEYHPARDMQDTFFIQTNPDVLLRTHTSSVQVRYMENHKPPIRTISPGRVFRNEAISSRSHCIFHQVEGLYIDKDVSFADLKQTLLYFTKEMFGKSKIRLRPSYFPFTEPSAEIDIYWGLKTETDYRITKGTGWLEIGGCGMVDPNVLKNCDINPDEYNGFAFGMGVERIAMLLYQIGDIRMFYENDVRFLEQFKANI, from the coding sequence ATGATAGATAAGATAAAACAGCACATAGAGGAAGCTAAAGCCTTTAATGAGAAGAATAAAGAATCGTTAGAACAATTCCGTATTAAATATTTAGGAAGTAAAGGTTTGCTGAAAGAACTTTTTACTGAATTTAAAAATATTCCAAACGACCAAAAAAAGGACTTTGGACAAGTTATAAATACTTTAAAAGCTGTTGCTGAAGAAAAAGTAAGAGTTATTCAGGAAGAACTTGAAAGTAAAGAAGAATCAAAAGGTATTTTTGGAGATTTAACGCGTGCGGCAGAACCCGTAATTATTGGTTCTCGTCACCCAATTTCTATCGTTAAAAATCAAATCATCGATATTTTTGCTAATATCGGATTTAACGTTTCTGAAGGACCAGAAATCGAAGATGATTGGCACAACTTTACCGCATTAAACTTGCCAGAATATCACCCAGCACGCGATATGCAGGATACGTTTTTCATTCAGACCAATCCTGATGTGTTGTTGCGTACGCATACATCATCTGTTCAGGTGCGTTATATGGAAAATCATAAACCGCCAATTCGTACAATTTCTCCAGGACGCGTTTTCCGTAACGAAGCGATTTCATCTCGTTCACACTGTATTTTCCATCAAGTGGAAGGATTGTACATTGACAAAGATGTTTCTTTTGCCGATTTGAAACAAACGTTACTTTATTTCACAAAAGAAATGTTCGGAAAATCTAAAATTCGCCTTCGTCCGTCATATTTCCCATTTACAGAGCCAAGTGCCGAAATTGATATTTATTGGGGATTAAAAACGGAAACTGATTACAGAATTACAAAAGGAACTGGTTGGTTAGAAATTGGAGGTTGCGGAATGGTAGATCCAAACGTTTTGAAAAACTGTGATATCAATCCAGATGAATACAACGGATTTGCTTTCGGAATGGGAGTAGAGCGTATTGCAATGCTTTTATACCAAATTGGCGATATTCGTATGTTCTACGAAAATGATGTTCGTTTCTTAGAGCAGTTTAAAGCAAATATTTAA
- a CDS encoding isocitrate lyase/phosphoenolpyruvate mutase family protein — protein sequence MTTRFEEFKKLHYNEIPLLLGNVWNVQSALQYEKLGFKALGTSSATIASDLGYEDGENMPFEDYFFMIRRIKSAVKIPLSIDLEAGYGDTVEEIVANILRLHEIGIVGINIEDSVVINSKREITETESFADKIKINRRKLKKERHRHVYKCTF from the coding sequence ATGACAACAAGATTTGAAGAATTCAAAAAACTGCACTATAATGAAATTCCGCTTTTACTTGGAAATGTTTGGAATGTTCAAAGTGCGTTGCAATATGAAAAATTAGGATTTAAAGCGCTTGGAACTTCAAGTGCGACAATTGCTTCTGATTTAGGTTATGAAGATGGCGAAAATATGCCTTTTGAGGATTATTTTTTTATGATTCGAAGAATAAAATCGGCTGTAAAAATTCCTTTAAGTATAGATTTGGAAGCTGGTTATGGTGATACTGTTGAGGAAATAGTTGCAAATATTTTGAGATTGCATGAAATTGGAATAGTTGGAATTAATATTGAAGATTCGGTTGTTATCAACTCAAAAAGAGAAATAACAGAAACGGAATCTTTTGCAGACAAAATTAAAATCAATCGCAGAAAACTTAAAAAAGAAAGACATCGGCATGTTTATAAATGTACGTTCTGA
- a CDS encoding isocitrate lyase/phosphoenolpyruvate mutase family protein, whose translation MFINVRSDVFLLDFPNKIEESKYRLKQYEMAGVDGIFLPCITNENDIKEIAETTKLPLNVMCMPNLPNFEKLTLLGVKRISIGNFANAFLNKQLEKVTLQLLERNSFSPIFE comes from the coding sequence ATGTTTATAAATGTACGTTCTGATGTATTTCTTTTGGATTTTCCGAACAAAATAGAAGAATCTAAATACAGATTAAAACAATATGAAATGGCTGGCGTTGACGGTATTTTTCTTCCGTGTATTACAAATGAAAATGATATAAAGGAAATTGCTGAAACGACAAAACTACCCCTAAATGTAATGTGTATGCCTAATCTTCCTAATTTTGAAAAGCTAACTTTATTAGGAGTAAAGCGTATTAGTATAGGGAATTTTGCAAATGCCTTTCTAAATAAACAATTAGAAAAAGTTACTTTACAGTTACTGGAAAGAAATAGTTTTTCTCCCATTTTTGAATAA
- a CDS encoding methylated-DNA--[protein]-cysteine S-methyltransferase — translation MELTDDIMYQAAVNKDTSFEGVFFTAVKTTGIFCRPTCTARKPKRENVEFFTSSKEAVLKGYRPCKVCFPLEKYNETPDFIKEILKELSENPALKFKDADLIQRGIEPSKMRRWFLKNHKITFQAYQRMFRINIAFKKIKEGESITSTAFDTGYESLSGFNDSFKSIFGFSPKNSKVQNIIDLKRIETPLGTMYVCAVKEGVCLLEFTDRKMLETEFKSLAKRLNASIIQGDNIHFEILEEQLKEYFEGKRKKFTVPIFSPGSDFQNKVWTTLQNIPYGAVRTYKEQSIAINKPEAIRAVANANGANRISILIPCHRVIGSNGELTGYGGGLWRKQWLLELEKKNAER, via the coding sequence ATGGAACTTACAGATGATATAATGTATCAGGCCGCCGTAAATAAAGACACTTCTTTTGAAGGAGTATTTTTTACTGCAGTTAAAACAACTGGCATATTTTGCAGACCAACTTGTACAGCTAGAAAACCAAAAAGAGAAAATGTAGAATTTTTTACCAGTTCAAAAGAAGCTGTTTTAAAAGGATATCGACCTTGTAAAGTTTGCTTTCCATTAGAAAAATATAATGAGACGCCTGATTTTATAAAAGAGATTTTAAAAGAGCTTTCAGAAAATCCAGCTCTAAAATTCAAAGATGCCGATTTAATCCAACGCGGAATTGAACCAAGTAAAATGCGACGATGGTTTTTAAAAAATCATAAGATTACATTTCAAGCTTATCAAAGAATGTTTCGTATTAATATCGCTTTCAAAAAAATAAAAGAAGGAGAAAGTATTACTTCAACAGCTTTTGACACGGGTTATGAATCTTTGAGCGGTTTTAATGATTCTTTTAAATCGATATTTGGCTTTTCTCCTAAAAATAGCAAAGTGCAAAATATAATTGATCTCAAAAGAATAGAAACTCCGCTCGGAACGATGTATGTCTGTGCAGTAAAAGAAGGAGTTTGTTTGCTTGAATTCACAGACAGAAAAATGCTGGAGACAGAATTTAAGTCATTGGCAAAAAGATTGAATGCTTCAATTATTCAGGGAGATAATATCCATTTTGAAATTTTAGAAGAACAGTTAAAAGAATATTTTGAAGGAAAGAGAAAGAAATTTACAGTGCCGATTTTCTCTCCAGGATCTGATTTTCAAAATAAAGTTTGGACAACACTGCAAAATATACCTTATGGAGCCGTGAGAACATATAAAGAGCAGTCTATTGCCATTAATAAACCAGAAGCAATTAGAGCTGTAGCTAATGCAAATGGAGCGAACAGAATTTCGATACTTATTCCGTGTCATCGGGTTATAGGTTCAAATGGAGAGCTAACAGGATATGGAGGCGGATTATGGCGCAAGCAATGGCTTTTGGAACTGGAGAAAAAGAATGCTGAAAGATAG
- a CDS encoding iron-containing alcohol dehydrogenase — protein MLNFELYNPTNLVFGKGQIEKLSTLVPKGAKVLLAYGGGSIFKNGIYDQVINNLKGFEIVEFGGIEPNPRFETLLKAVDVIKAEKIDFILAVGGGSVIDGVKFISAAVNFEGNPIDILQKRILIKENAMPFGTVLTLPATGSEMNSGYVVTIEATQEKLSSGGSALFPQFSICDPTVISSLPKRQIENGVVDAYTHVMEQYLTYPTDAFLQDRIAEGILQTLIQVGPGVVKNPTDYTLASNFMWSCTMALNGLIQKGVPSDWATHMIGHELTALYEIDHARTLAIIGPSLYHVMFESKKEKLAQYGRRIFNLTGSDEEVAKEAINKTVEFFHTMGMDTKLSQYTEDYSKTADFIVNRFEERGWKGLGEKQLITLDKVRSIVELSY, from the coding sequence ATGCTAAACTTTGAATTATACAATCCGACGAATTTAGTTTTCGGAAAAGGACAAATTGAAAAACTTTCTACTTTAGTTCCAAAAGGAGCAAAAGTGCTTTTGGCTTATGGTGGCGGAAGTATTTTCAAAAACGGAATTTACGATCAGGTAATCAATAATCTTAAAGGTTTTGAAATTGTAGAATTTGGCGGAATCGAACCAAATCCAAGATTTGAAACTTTACTGAAAGCCGTTGATGTGATCAAAGCAGAAAAAATCGATTTTATTCTTGCTGTTGGTGGTGGATCTGTAATTGATGGCGTTAAATTTATTTCAGCGGCTGTAAATTTTGAAGGAAATCCGATTGACATTCTTCAAAAAAGGATTTTGATTAAAGAAAATGCAATGCCATTTGGAACTGTATTAACGCTGCCAGCAACGGGAAGCGAAATGAATTCTGGATATGTGGTAACAATTGAAGCAACTCAAGAGAAATTATCTTCTGGAGGAAGTGCTTTATTTCCGCAGTTTTCAATCTGTGATCCTACAGTAATTTCGTCTTTACCAAAAAGACAAATCGAAAATGGTGTTGTAGATGCTTACACACACGTAATGGAACAATATTTAACGTATCCAACTGATGCTTTTCTTCAGGATAGAATTGCCGAAGGAATTTTACAGACTCTAATTCAAGTTGGTCCAGGCGTTGTAAAAAACCCAACCGATTATACTTTGGCTTCTAATTTTATGTGGAGCTGTACAATGGCTTTAAACGGATTAATTCAGAAAGGTGTTCCAAGCGATTGGGCAACACACATGATTGGCCATGAATTGACAGCGCTTTACGAAATTGATCACGCGAGAACTTTGGCTATTATTGGTCCAAGTTTGTATCATGTAATGTTTGAAAGCAAAAAAGAAAAACTGGCGCAATACGGAAGAAGAATTTTCAATCTAACTGGTTCTGACGAAGAAGTGGCAAAAGAAGCCATTAACAAAACTGTTGAATTTTTTCATACAATGGGAATGGATACTAAACTTTCTCAGTACACAGAAGATTATTCTAAAACAGCCGATTTTATCGTAAATCGTTTTGAAGAAAGAGGTTGGAAAGGTTTAGGAGAAAAACAATTAATAACTTTAGATAAAGTAAGATCTATTGTTGAACTTTCATATTAA